Proteins encoded within one genomic window of Brassica rapa cultivar Chiifu-401-42 chromosome A09, CAAS_Brap_v3.01, whole genome shotgun sequence:
- the LOC103838936 gene encoding uncharacterized protein LOC103838936: MSCKGEVVLRLEEVLLLLPSNLFNEVFLDCIGPFPQSYREGSYYDRKLRMCYLSNNNGFIKKQSENAGSGGIKPRGTGVFLPARPVSSPEEKRPKKKTCPIISSRSKQVFLPKEWAY; the protein is encoded by the exons ATGTCTTGCAAGGGAGAGGTTGTGCTACGTTTGGAGGAAGTGTTGCTTCTCTTACCTTCAAATCTCTTCAACGAGGTCTTTCTTGACTGCATCGGTCCATTTCCACAG AGCTATAGAGAAGGTAGCTACTATGATCGGAAGTTACGGATGTGCTACCTGTCGAACAACAACGGTTTCATAAAAAAGCAAAGCGAAAATGCTGGTTCTGGGGGGATAAAGCCACGTGGCACTGGAGTGTTTCTTCCTGCAAGACCGGTGAGTAGCCCAGAAGAGAAGAGACCGAAGAAGAAGACATGCCCCATCATCTCATCTCGTTCTAAACAAGTTTTTCTTCCTAAGGAATGGGCGTATTAG